Proteins from one Pygocentrus nattereri isolate fPygNat1 chromosome 16, fPygNat1.pri, whole genome shotgun sequence genomic window:
- the LOC108442155 gene encoding interferon-inducible GTPase 5-like — MTSRRSDERAARPASGEPTLQRAQEQIDRLLNVSLNVAVTGESGAGKSTFINAFRNLGDEDEGAAETGVTETTTEPTPYTHPTMPNVTLWDLPGVGTPKFKAKTYAKAMKFDRYDFFLIISSRRFRENDLMLAKEIKQKKKQFYFIRSNIDIDIANEENKRGFNREETLSKIRRNCKENLSDVGDSKVFLINCRDLTAFDFEELVETLNSELPQHKQEALLLSVPVTSVAILEKKVKIVEKVILGAATVSGAIAAVPVPGLSFACDMAMVGSFFTTCYHIFGLDDKSLKKLSERVNKPHLKNLDKSPLLKELAQNSAARMGVSAVGEFLCSLIPGPGSIAAAAISFTTTRDLLQKGLKKLADEARRVLREAGLQ, encoded by the coding sequence ATGACCAGCCGACGTTCTGATGAAAGGGCAGCCAGACCGGCATCAGGAGAGCCCACTTTACAAAGAGCACAAGAGCAGATTGATCGTCTGCTTAATGTCTCACTCAATGTAGCTGTAACTGGAGAATCAGGGGCAGGAAAGTCAACCTTTATCAATGCATTTAGAAATCTGGGTGATGAAGATGAAGGAGCAGCTGAAACTGGAGTTACTGAAACCACCACTGAACCAACACCTTACACACACCCCACAATGCCAAATGTGACACTTTGGGACCTGCCAGGAGTCGGAACCCCAAAGTTCAAAGCAAAGACATATGCTAAGGCAATGAAGTTTGACAGGTATGACTTCTTCCTTATCATCTCATCACGTAGATTCAGGGAGAATGACCTCATGCTGGCCAAAgagatcaaacaaaaaaaaaagcagttttacTTCATCAGATCAAACATAGACATTGATATtgcaaatgaagaaaataaaagggGCTTTAACAGAGAAGAAACTCTCTCAAAAATCAGAAGAAACTGTAAGGAAAACTTATCGGATGTTGGAGATTCCAAAGTTTTCCTCATAAACTGCAGGGATCTTACTGCATTTGATTTTGAGGAGCTTGTTGAAACTCTAAATTCAGAGCTCCCTCAACATAAGCAAGAAGCTCTGCTGTTGTCTGTGCCGGTCACTTCTGTGGCTATTCTGGAGAAAAAAGTGAAGATTGTTGAGAAAGTAATCTTGGGTGCAGCCACTGTGTCTGGTGCAATTGCAGCGGTTCCGGTGCCCGGCCTGTCATTCGCATGTGATATGGCTATGGTGGGGTCATTCTTTACCACGTGCTACCACATCTTTGGGCTTGATGACAAATCACTAAAAAAGCTCTCAGAACGAGTGAACAAGCCACATTTGAAGAACCTGGACAAGTCCCCTCTATTAAAGGAACTTGCACAAAACTCAGCGGCCAGAATGGGAGTGTCAGCAGTGGGAGAGTTCCTGTGTAGTTTGATTCCTGGTCCTGGGAGCATCGCAGCAGCAGCCATCTCTTTCACTACGACACGTGATCTGCTTCAGAAAGGCCTGAAAAAGCTGGCAGATGAAGCCAGAAGGGTGCTGAGAGAGGCAGGATTACAGTGA